In Hyphomicrobium denitrificans 1NES1, one DNA window encodes the following:
- a CDS encoding pentapeptide repeat-containing protein — protein sequence MLKALAWIMLCSVAVSEAHAADMTARQVTAFLFAVPEGRTPNLANKDLSGLDLSGLDFKKANLDGANLYGADLAGANLSGASLKSARLDRATLIGTDLSRADLSGASILRPNVFVDMEAPRHPVLSFQGARLVGANLNGRFDGVDFSKADLTAAIFGPRDPREEVLITPMASLAAANFTDANLSGANLSMNSLENANFARANLTHANLRGARLGGANFSGADLEGANLSETTRRGANLSDARGLQSVIGLSATR from the coding sequence ATGTTGAAGGCACTAGCTTGGATCATGCTCTGCTCTGTAGCAGTCTCCGAGGCGCATGCGGCCGATATGACGGCCCGGCAGGTGACGGCATTCCTCTTCGCGGTGCCTGAAGGTAGAACGCCGAATCTTGCAAACAAAGACCTTTCCGGCCTCGATCTGAGCGGACTCGATTTCAAAAAGGCGAACCTCGACGGCGCCAATCTCTATGGTGCCGATTTGGCAGGCGCCAATCTCTCCGGTGCCAGCCTCAAATCTGCGCGGCTCGACCGCGCAACGCTGATCGGAACGGATTTGTCCCGCGCCGATCTGTCCGGTGCCAGCATACTAAGGCCGAACGTGTTTGTTGATATGGAGGCGCCGCGGCACCCTGTACTGTCGTTCCAGGGTGCGCGGCTGGTCGGCGCCAATTTGAACGGCCGGTTTGATGGCGTGGATTTCAGCAAGGCCGACCTGACGGCGGCGATCTTCGGCCCGCGCGATCCGCGGGAGGAAGTGTTGATTACCCCGATGGCAAGCCTTGCCGCCGCGAATTTTACGGATGCGAACCTGAGCGGCGCCAACCTCAGCATGAACAGCCTGGAAAACGCGAATTTCGCCCGAGCGAACCTGACGCACGCGAATTTGCGAGGCGCCCGATTGGGCGGTGCCAATTTCTCCGGAGCCGATCTGGAGGGCGCCAATCTGAGTGAAACGACGAGGCGCGGCGCCAACCTCAGCGACGCCCGCGGCCTGCAATCGGTCATCGGGCTATCTGCAACCCGCTGA